The Burkholderiales bacterium JOSHI_001 genomic sequence CGGCGATGCGGTCCAGCGCGTCGGACAGCATTTCTTCGGCGTCGGGGTTCTGCAACCCGGCCTCGTTGGGAACCACCACCCAGCGGCGGAAGGTTTCATAGTCGCCGGTGTCGCGGTCCACCGAGACACGGATGTCCACCTCGCCGCCATGCAGCTTTTTGGTGGCCGACGCCAGCGCGGCTTCCACCGCACCGAACACCACATCGCGGTCCACGCTTTTCTCGCGCGAGATCGCATCCACCAGCATCAACATTTCGCGATTCATTGAATCGAACCTCCGTCGTCCGGCGTCGCGTCAGCGGCAGCCCCATCCGGCTGCGCCTGGCGACCCTTGAAATTGACCACCGGCACCAGACGGGCTTCGCGCACCTCGTCCAGTGTGAAGTCCAGTGCCTGTTGTTGTTCTTGCGCAGCCGCCTGTGCCTTGGCCAGCGCCGCCTTGCCCACCTTGGCCCCCGGCTTGCGCTTGGGGCTCTCCGGCGGCAGCTCCAACCGCCAGCCGCCTTCGCGTTCGGCCAGCAAGCCCCGCCAGTGCTTGCGACCCTGGAAGGCCACCCGCAGCGTCACCTGCACATGCCAGCCCACGAAGCGCTGCCAATCGGCCAGCTTCTTCAAGGGCCGATCCAGGCCGGGGGAGGAAACCTCCAGCCGTTCATAGTCCATGCCTTCAACTTCCAGCACATACTGCAGCTGGCGTGTGACGCGCTCGCAGTCTTCGACCGTGACCGCTTCACCCGGGGTGTCGTAGGCTTGACCAGGGATGCGGTCGATGGTGACGCGCAAGAGACCACCCGCGATCCGCTCGGTATCGACCAGGTCGAAACCGAAGCCGTTCACGGTGCGCTCGACCGCTGCCAGCCAATGGGCTTGGGCCGGGCTGGGGGTCGACAGGGTCTCGGGCAAGGACTGCAAAAGAAGGCGGGCTTGTCAGGAAAAGTGATAAAAGCCGTTCGGACAAAAAAAATGGGCTGGAAAAATCCGCCCACCGTTTTGCACTACAGCGAAACCGGGATTATAGCCAGCAAGAGACGTACCGGCAACATCCCCCTGCCTGGGCGTGCCCACGTGCCAAAATGAGCCTTGGCTGACCCTCACACCCAACCCCAGAAGACAACCACACCATGGGCTTTCTCGCCGGCAAGCGCCTGCTCATCACCGGGCTGCTGAACAACCGCTCCATCGCCTACGGCATTGCCAAGGCCTGCCATCGCGAAGGGGCCGAGTTGGCCTTCAGTTATGTGGGGGAGCGCTTCAAGGAACGCATCACCGAGTACGCGGCCGAGTTCGGATCCACGGCCGTTTTCGACTGCGATGTGGGCAGCGACGAGCAGATCGCGGCCATGGCCAGCGGCCTGGCCCAGTTGTGGCCCGAGGGCTTCGACGGCTTCGTGCACGCCATCGCCTTCGCCCCGCGCGACGCCATCGCGGGCGACTTCCTGGACGGGCTGACGCGCGAAAACTTCCGCATCGCCCACGAAATCTCGGCTTTCAGCTTCCCTGCCCTGGCCAAGGCCACGCTGGCGCAGCTGCGCCCCGGCGCGTCGCTGCTGACCCTGTCCTACCTGGGTGCGGCGCGCTACGTGCCCAACTACAACACCATGGGCCTGGCCAAGGCCTCGCTGGAATCCAGCGTGCGCTTCCTGGCCCACAACCTGGGACCCAAGGGGGTGCGGGTGAATGCCATTTCGGCCGGCCCCATCAAGACCCTGGCCGCCAGCGGCATCAAGGACTTCGGCAAGCTGCTGGCCGAATTTGCCGCCACCACCGCCATCAAGCGCCCAATCACGGTGGACGACGTGGGCAACGTCGCATGCTTCCTGCTGTCCGACCTGGCCGCGGCCGTCAGCGCCGAGATCATGTACGTGGACGGCGGCTTCAGCCACATGACCGTGCAGGCCCCGGAGTAGGCCGGCCCGGCGCACCCTGTCGCCCCACTGACGGCGCGGCTGCGGCTTCTACGCACGACACAGAGCGTTATGCCGCTCACAATTTCGGCTCTTTCCTGCTGGAGCCGAAGCCATGTCGCGCAAGCCCATCTACCAGTCGCTGTACTTCCAGGTCATCACCGCCATCGTCATCGGGGTGGCGCTGGGGCATTTCCTGCCCGCCACCGGCGAGGCGATGAAACCGCTGGGTGACGGCTTCATCAAGCTGATCAAGATGATCATCGCACCCATCATCTTCTGCACCGTGGTGGTGGGCATCGCCGGCATGGAAGACATGAAGAAGGTGGGCAAGACGGGCGGCCTGGCGCTGCTGTACTTTGAAGTCGTCAGTTCGCTGGCCCTGGTGGTGGGCCTGGTGATCATCAACCTGGTGCAGCCGGGCGTGGGCATGAACGTGGACCCCAAGAGCCTGGACACCAAGGGCATT encodes the following:
- a CDS encoding hypothetical protein (PFAM: Uncharacterised BCR, YhbC family COG0779), with protein sequence MPETLSTPSPAQAHWLAAVERTVNGFGFDLVDTERIAGGLLRVTIDRIPGQAYDTPGEAVTVEDCERVTRQLQYVLEVEGMDYERLEVSSPGLDRPLKKLADWQRFVGWHVQVTLRVAFQGRKHWRGLLAEREGGWRLELPPESPKRKPGAKVGKAALAKAQAAAQEQQQALDFTLDEVREARLVPVVNFKGRQAQPDGAAADATPDDGGSIQ
- a CDS encoding enoyl-(acyl-carrier-protein) reductase (NADH) (PFAM: short chain dehydrogenase), whose amino-acid sequence is MGFLAGKRLLITGLLNNRSIAYGIAKACHREGAELAFSYVGERFKERITEYAAEFGSTAVFDCDVGSDEQIAAMASGLAQLWPEGFDGFVHAIAFAPRDAIAGDFLDGLTRENFRIAHEISAFSFPALAKATLAQLRPGASLLTLSYLGAARYVPNYNTMGLAKASLESSVRFLAHNLGPKGVRVNAISAGPIKTLAASGIKDFGKLLAEFAATTAIKRPITVDDVGNVACFLLSDLAAAVSAEIMYVDGGFSHMTVQAPE